From a single Nakaseomyces glabratus chromosome F, complete sequence genomic region:
- the CDC11 gene encoding septin CDC11 (CAGL0F00275g~Ortholog(s) have GTP binding, phosphatidylinositol-4-phosphate binding, phosphatidylinositol-5-phosphate binding, structural molecule activity) gives MSGIIDASSTLRKRKHLKRGISFTLMIVGQSGCGRSTFINTLCGQQVVDVSTTVMLPTDTSTEIELQLREETVELEDDEGVKIQLNIVDTPGFGDSLDNRKSFDIISDYIRHQYDEILLEESRVRRNPRFKDGRAHCCLYMIVPTGHGLKEMDIEFMRQLGTLVNIIPVISKADSLTQEELKLNKKLIMEDIDRHNLPIYNFPFDEEDISEEDYETNTYLRSLLPFSVIGSNEVFDVGNSTMIRGRKYPWGMLDVEDTSISDFVVLRNALLISHLHDLKDYTHEVLYERYRTEALSGETSFNFRNDIPPQSLPRGDVSHLPHGSQSPMPPSSQSITGQDASSSDTYTAREEQIRLEEERLKAFEERVQQELILKRKELLQREQELREIEERLEREAKQKQEQAY, from the coding sequence ATGTCTGGTATTATTGATGCTTCATCTACCCTTAGGAAGCGTAAGCATTTAAAAAGAGGTATTAGCTTCACGTTGATGATAGTAGGCCAATCAGGATGTGGTAGATCAACTTTTATCAACACATTGTGTGGTCAACAAGTCGTTGACGTTTCAACAACAGTTATGTTGCCAACTGATACTTCTACAGAAATTGAACTGCAATTAAGAGAGGAGACTGTAGAActagaagatgatgaaggtgTGAAAATTCAGCTTAATATCGTTGATACACCCGGTTTTGGTGATTCCTTAGACAATAGGAAGtcatttgatattatttctGATTATATTCGTCACCAATACGATGAAATATTGTTGGAAGAGAGTAGAGTTCGTAGAAATCCGAGATTCAAAGATGGTAGAGCACATTGTTGTCTGTATATGATTGTGCCTACTGGCCATGGTTTAAAAGAGATGGATATTGAGTTTATGAGACAATTAGGTACATTGGTTAATATTATCCCTGTGATTAGTAAAGCCGATTCTTTGACCCAAGAAGAGctaaaattgaataaaaaattaataatggAGGATATTGATCGTCATAATCTACCAATTTATAACTTCCCATTTGATGAGGAAGATATAAGCGAGGAAGATTATGAAACAAACACGTATCTGCGCTCGTTACTTCCTTTCTCTGTTATCGGTTCTAATGAGGTTTTCGATGTCGGTAACTCTACAATGATTAGAGGTAGAAAATATCCATGGGGTATGCTAGACGTGGAAGACACCAGCATTTCTGACTTTGTTGTACTAAGAAATGCTTTGTTAATCTCACATTTACATGACTTAAAGGACTATACACATGAAGTGTTATACGAAAGATACAGAACAGAAGCACTATCAGGGGAAACTAGTTTCAATTTTAGAAATGATATTCCACCGCAATCACTTCCAAGAGGTGATGTATCACATTTACCTCATGGATCGCAATCGCCTATGCCACCTTCTTCGCAAAGTATCACTGGACAAGATGCATCCTCCAGCGACACATACACTGCACGTGAAGAACAAATACGACTAGAGGAAGAAAGACTAAAGgcatttgaagaaagagttCAACAAGAACTAATATTAAAGAGAAAGGAATTGCTTCAAAGAGAGCAAGAACTTAGAGAAATTGAGGAGCGTCTAGAAAGGGAAGCAAAACAAAAGCAAGAACAGGCATACTAA
- the HOC1 gene encoding alpha-1,6-mannosyltransferase (CAGL0F00297g~Ortholog(s) have alpha-1,6-mannosyltransferase activity and role in cell wall biogenesis, conidiophore development, conidium formation, hyphal growth, response to fungicide, response to oxidative stress, response to salt stress) — MTMARKRSNFKILRIFFFLIAGLAGIALLLKLSSNARASDIQKILQNLPKEITQSINVANSNQKADADVMAKFAKLAEDIKLKQEEQSKQFERQRKVLERKLRNMKQISTDATLREKLAYNFEYDGKSRFPAFLWQTWSGSQTPEEVLHVKATWQEKNPGFVHEILTPEMMNALVHHYYSIVPEVVEAYKLLPDNILRIDFFKYLVLLARGGTYADIDTSPLQPIPNWIPETVEPSDIGLTVGIEHDAQAVDWRSHYVRRLQFGTWVIQAKPGHPVLREVVAQIVEHVLNNKDDLSTVNVRNDLSVMKFTGSALFTDAIMTYLNDFIKSGLDRKVTWRDFTKITSPKLVSDILVFPEFSFNVPENFDKEDPLRAQFFISHKGEKFWKAAPKVAS, encoded by the coding sequence ATGACAATGGCACGTAAGAGGTCTAATTTTAAGATTTTGagaattttcttctttctcataGCTGGTTTAGCCGGTATTGCATTGCTTTTAAAACTATCATCCAATGCGAGAGCATCTGATATTCAAAAGATATTGCAAAACTTACCAAAAGAGATAACTCAAAGTATAAATGTTGCAAACTCTAATCAGAAGGCCGATGCTGATGTAATGGCTAAGTTTGCAAAACTAGCAGAGGATataaaactaaaacaagaagaacaaagcAAACAGTTTGAGAGACAAAGGAAAGTCCTTGAGAGAAAATTGAGAAACATGAAACAAATTTCGACCGATGCAACATTGCGTGAGAAATTGGCATATAATTTTGAATACGATGGTAAGAGCAGATTTCCGGCGTTCCTCTGGCAAACCTGGTCTGGATCACAAACACCTGAAGAAGTCCTGCACGTCAAAGCTACTTGgcaagaaaaaaatccTGGATTTGTCCACGAAATTTTAACCCCAGAAATGATGAATGCTCTGGTTCATCACTATTATTCAATTGTGCCGGAGGTAGTCGAAGCATATAAACTATTGCCTGATAATATCTTAAGAAtcgatttcttcaagtatCTGGTTTTGTTAGCAAGAGGAGGTACTTATGCTGATATTGATACTAGCCCATTACAGCCGATTCCAAACTGGATTCCGGAAACTGTTGAACCAAGTGATATTGGTTTAACTGTCGGAATTGAACATGATGCGCAAGCAGTCGATTGGAGAAGTCATTATGTGAGGAGATTACAATTCGGTACATGGGTTATACAAGCTAAACCTGGTCACCCAGTACTGAGAGAGGTTGTCGCACAAATAGTGGAGCATGTTTTAAACAACAAAGATGATTTAAGCACAGTTAATGTCAGAAATGATTTGAGTGTAATGAAATTCACCGGTTCTGCTCTGTTTACCGATGCAATAATGACATATTTAAATGATTTCATTAAGAGTGGTTTAGATAGGAAAGTCACTTGGAGGGACTTTACGAAGATTACTAGTCCTAAATTGGTTAGTgatattttagtttttccTGAGTTTTCATTCAATGTTCCGGAAAACTTTGACAAAGAAGACCCTCTAAGAGCTCAATTTTTTATCTCTCACAAAGGAGAAAAGTTCTGGAAAGCAGCACCAAAAGTAGCATCATAA
- the MOG1 gene encoding Ran GTPase-binding protein MOG1 (CAGL0F00319g~Ortholog(s) have Ran GTPase binding activity, role in poly(A)+ mRNA export from nucleus, protein import into nucleus and cytosol, nucleus localization) — translation MSTCTTQLYGGAITTVLPLGFMDVSMLREVPDTQEVFVNSRTPQECAHAEDGLAENESIIIDLLQMVEAPSDDEALNVHIEDVTSLNGGDAWDTVKKETQPDGTITCILTESVHKWGKQDMRETLAICLALKRMKDVETDALISINVPLKAEEVELLSKTEEVKRLTASYDVLKNIVKEFKVLDKSLFA, via the coding sequence ATGTCTACCTGTACAACCCAACTTTATGGTGGTGCAATTACTACCGTTTTGCCTTTAGGGTTCATGGATGTATCAATGCTAAGGGAAGTGCCGGATACTCAGGAGGTATTTGTTAATAGTCGCACTCCACAGGAATGTGCTCATGCAGAGGATGGCCTAGCAGAAAACGAAAGTATAATTATTGACTTATTACAAATGGTGGAGGCTCcttctgatgatgaagcCTTGAATGTGCATATTGAAGATGTGACATCATTGAATGGTGGAGATGCCTGGGATACTgtaaagaaagaaactcAGCCAGATGGTACCATTACTTGCATATTAACTGAATCTGTGCACAAATGGGGTAAACAGGATATGAGAGAAACGTTGGCAATCTGTCTTGCATTAAAACGAATGAAGGATGTTGAAACAGATGCGttaatatcaataaatgTACCTTTAAAAGCTGAAGAGGTAGAGCTCTTAAGCAAAACCGAAGAGGTCAAGAGACTTACAGCAAGTTACGATGTCCTAAAGAATATTGTAAAGGAATTCAAAGTTTTAGACAAGTCATTGTTCGCCTGA
- a CDS encoding uncharacterized protein (CAGL0F00341g~Protein of unknown function): protein MSSVYLVPAKIELVGNAGVPEEIKFEEVAQLRGKELHGEDLIQHLDGYHGQLVKDGKIEELSSVVDFEREEEIFKQELNAFKETADILSALHN from the coding sequence ATGAGCTCTGTTTACTTGGTTCCAGCCAAGATTGAACTTGTGGGAAACGCTGGTGTTCCGGAAGAGatcaaatttgaagaagtgGCTCAACTTCGAGGTAAGGAGCTGCATGGTGAGGACTTAATTCAACATCTAGATGGCTATCATGGCCAATTAGTCAAAGATGGTAAAATCGAAGAATTATCTAGTGTAGTTGATTTTGAAAGGGAAGAAGAGATATTCAAGCAGGAACTTAACGCGTTTAAAGAAACAGCAGACATACTTAGTGCACTACACAACTAA
- the OPI3 gene encoding bifunctional phosphatidyl-N-methylethanolamine N-methyltransferase/phosphatidyl-N-dimethylethanolamine N-methyltransferase (CAGL0F00363g~Ortholog(s) have phosphatidyl-N-dimethylethanolamine N-methyltransferase activity, phosphatidyl-N-methylethanolamine N-methyltransferase activity and role in cleistothecium development, phosphatidylcholine biosynthetic process) — protein MFGADFVEDKVIQFENFVEGLMYSVDYDAPYFYSALLFIIFNPLFWNIVARLEYHTHFLTKIAGSPKRGCYFLAATIFSLGIARDLTFEKALRHQEVSPLLDTPKITNIGYAFLIVGQILVISSMYQLGITGTYLGDYFGILMNDRVTAFPFNVSNNPMYQGSTFSFIGTSLIAGKPAGLILAFFVHAMYYMALKFEEPFTAEIYAKRDEEKKSKKQ, from the coding sequence ATGTTTGGTGCTGACTTTGTAGAGGATAAAGTTATCCAGTTTGAGAATTTCGTTGAAGGGCTAATGTACTCTGTGGATTACGATGCTCCATACTTCTACTCTGCGTtacttttcattatatttaacCCATTGTTTTGGAATATAGTGGCAAGGCTGGAATACCACACACATTTCCTAACCAAGATTGCTGGTTCGCCAAAGAGAGGCTGTTATTTCCTTGCAGCCACCATATTTTCTCTAGGTATTGCTAGAGATTTGACATTTGAAAAGGCATTGAGACATCAAGAAGTCTCCCCATTGTTAGACACCCCAAAAATCACAAATATCGGGTACGCGTTTTTAATTGTGGGCCAAATACTAGTGATTTCCTCAATGTACCAGTTGGGTATCACGGGTACTTACTTGGGTGACTATTTCGGTATTTTAATGAATGACAGAGTAACAGCTTTTCCATTTAATGTTTCCAATAACCCAATGTACCAAGGTTCtacattttctttcatcgGTACTTCGCTAATTGCTGGTAAACCAGCAGGATTGATTTTGGCATTCTTTGTACATGCCATGTACTACATGGCTCTAAAGTTTGAGGAACCATTTACAGCTGAAATCTATGCAAAGCGTGATGAGGAGAAAAAGTCTAAGAAACAATAA
- the LIA1 gene encoding deoxyhypusine monooxygenase (CAGL0F00407g~Ortholog(s) have deoxyhypusine monooxygenase activity), translated as MSTNFEKHFEENVDDCNLEQLRDILVNKEGKSALANRFRALFNLKTAASEFEANPSDAEKAVQYMGETFGDNSELLKHEVAYVLGQTKNLKAAPLLRKTMLDLAQQPMVRHEAAEALGALGDKDSLEDLEKCLKNDPHVAVRETCELAIARINWQHSDAPTKESLQQSLYSSIDPAPPLALEKEYDLEELKKLLNDQEKPLFLRYRAMFRLRDIGTDEAVLALASGFNDPSALFKHEIAYVFGQMGSTAAVPSLTEVLGRKEEAPMVRHEAAEALGAIASEDALPILKQYLNDEVDVVRESAIVALDMWEYENSNELEYAPA; from the coding sequence ATGTCTACCAATTTTGAAAAGCACTTTGAAGAAAACGTCGATGACTGTAACTTGGAGCAACTAAGAGACATCTTGGTTAACAAGGAAGGTAAGAGTGCTCTTGCCAACAGATTTAGAGCTCTGTTCAACTTGAAGACTGCTGCTTCCGAATTTGAAGCCAACCCATCTGATGCTGAAAAGGCAGTGCAATACATGGGTGAGACTTTCGGTGACAACAGTGAATTGTTGAAGCATGAAGTTGCTTACGTCTTGGGTCAAACCAAGAACCTAAAGGCTGCTCCACTACTTAGAAAGACTATGTTGGATCTAGCTCAACAACCAATGGTCAGACATGAAGCAGCTGAAGCTTTGGGTGCCCTAGGTGACAAAGATTCTTTAGAAGACCTTGAAAAATGTCTGAAGAACGATCCTCATGTTGCTGTTAGAGAAACTTGTGAGTTGGCTATTGCTAGAATCAACTGGCAACACAGTGATGCTCCAACCAAGGAAAGCCTACAACAGTCTCTATATTCCAGTATTGACCCAGCTCCTCCTCTAGCTCTAGAGAAGGAGTACGACTTGGAAGAACTAAAGAAGCTCCTGAACGACCAAGAAAAACCTCTATTCTTGAGATACAGAGCTATGTTCAGATTGAGAGATATCGGCACTGACGAGGCCGTTCTAGCGTTGGCCAGTGGTTTCAATGACCCATCTGCTCTATTCAAGCACGAAATTGCTTACGTTTTTGGCCAAATGGGTTCTACCGCCGCCGTCCCATCTTTGACTGAAGTTTTGGGCCGTAAAGAAGAGGCCCCAATGGTTAGACACGAAGCCGCTGAAGCTTTGGGTGCCATTGCTTCTGAAGACGCTCTTCCTATCTTAAAGCAATATTTGAATGATGAAGTCGATGTTGTCAGAGAGTCTGCTATTGTTGCTTTGGATATGTGGGAATACGAAAACAGCAACGAGTTGGAATATGCTCCAGCCTAA